One Deinococcus hopiensis KR-140 genomic window, GGCCTTCTGAAGGCCCTGCAGGGCATTCACGCCTTTTTGCCGCGTGGGCACGGGAACGATTAGATGGTCAGCCGCGAGAGCTCCGAGTATGGTGAGCTGCCCCAGACTGGGTGGACTGTCGATCAGGACAACGTCATACTGATCCTCCACCCGGCTGAGGGCATTTTTGAGAAAGAGCACGGCGCCGAGCTGGGCCATGATGTGCGCTTCTGCGACCGCCAGGTCCACATGTGAGGGAATCAAATGCATGCCGTGCAGCGCGAGGGGCTGGGGGAGGGGTGCGTCCTCAACCGCTACGCCATACACGGTCGCTTCGAGGGGAGCGTCCTCTACGCCAAGCCAGGACGTCAGGTTCGCCTGCGGATCGAGGTCGACCAGAAGCACCCTGTTTCCGGCCCTGGCCAGCTCATACCCGACGTCGCGCGTGAGGCTTGTTTTGCCCGCCCCGCCCGCGTGATTGAAGAAGGTCAGCGTTTTCACCCACTCACTC contains:
- a CDS encoding ParA family protein, whose product is MKTLTFFNHAGGAGKTSLTRDVGYELARAGNRVLLVDLDPQANLTSWLGVEDAPLEATVYGVAVEDAPLPQPLALHGMHLIPSHVDLAVAEAHIMAQLGAVLFLKNALSRVEDQYDVVLIDSPPSLGQLTILGALAADHLIVPVPTRQKGVNALQGLQKAMTVHRRIRPDLNVALYIPTFYSDRRNHDREFLQVLKDNLRPLASPIPQREAVWLDSATAGEPVGVYAPGSPVHQDVIRATGEVAQAAGLTYQVPA